AACCGCGCCGAAGTCGGCACCGCGGTGCGGAGGTGATCGCGCCCGACGCCGCCGGTCGCGCCCCACAGCATCACGAGGGCAAGCAGCGCCAGCACCGCCGCCGCCGCCGGGCGCGATGCCCCGCCAAAACGGTTCCAGCCGGATGCGGCGCCGGTCATTTGCGCCAGGTCAGCGCCGACGACATGGCGAAGTTCCAGATCGCGCCGACGACGACGCCCGCGACCCCCGCGACCCACCAGCGTTCGTCCTGTCCTGCCATCCAGGTGCCGATGCCGATGTTGGCCACCGCGCCCAGCGCCGAAATCGCATAGAAGCTCGCAAGGCCGCCGATCAGGCGCCAGCCTTTCAGCTTGCGGTCGGCATAGGTGAAGCTGTTGTTGAGGAAGAAGTTAAAGGCGATCGCGGTCATCACCGCCGCCGTCTGCGCGGCGACAAAGGCGCTGCCCGTGCCGAGCACCGCGCGCAGCACGGCGAGGTGGACGAACACGCCGAGCCCGCCGACCATCAGGAATTTGATCAGGCGCACGGGAACGAAGCGGCCGATCGTCTTGTCGGCGATCAGTTCGGCATATTCGGCGATCACGCGCGCCCCGATCTTGCTTTCGCCAGCCTCGCGGCTGCGGAATTGATAGGGGATTTCGGCGACCTTCAGCGGGGTGGGGCTAGACGCCAATATGTCGAGCAATATCTTGAAACCGATCGCCGACAGGCGCGGCAGGGCGCGCTCGAAGGCGTCGCGGCGGATCGCGAAAAAGCCGCTCATCGGGTCGCTGACGTCGGTGCCGAGCGCGATCTGTCCGGCGCGCGTCGCGAGCCGGCTCATCCGTGCACGGTCGCTGTCCCAGTCGCCGATCCCGCCGCCCGCGACATAGCGCGTGCCGACGGCGATATCGGCTCCGTCGTCCGCAATCGCGTCGATCAGCCGCGGCAGCGCGTCCTCGCTATGCTGGAGGTCGCCGTCCATCACCGCGACGATGGGTGCTGCGGTCGCCAAAATGCCCTCGACCACCGCCGACGACAGGCCTCGCCGGCCGACGCGCTGGACGATGCGGACATGGCGCGATTCGCGGGCGATGCGGCGCACCAATTCGCTCGTCCCGTCGGCGGAATTGTCATCGACGAAAAGGACTTCCCAGCCGCGTCCGGCGAGCACCACCGACAGTTTCGCGATCAGCTTTTCGACATTGGCGGCTTCGTTGAGCGTCGGCACGACCACCGCGACATCGAGCGGCAGCGCATCGATCGTCAGCGGCGAATCGGCAATCAATATGTCGTGGCGCATGAAACCTCGGCTCTATCCGGATTTCACGTCCGGGGTTGGTCGAGGTCAGGCCATAATGATTTAGGGTAAATGTCCGGTAACCAAAAGCCGCGCGTGCTCGCCGGCTCAGCCGAGCCAGTTGAGGAGGCCGGATCCCGCCGCGGCCCCCGCGACGGCGGTCAGCGCATAGCGCCACCAGCGCCGCTTCTCGCCCTTGTCCCACATCAGCGGAATGTCGGGCAGCGGCGGCGCAGGCGGCGCAGCGCCCTTCTTCGGCAATTGCGCGTCG
This genomic interval from Sphingopyxis chilensis contains the following:
- a CDS encoding glycosyltransferase family 2 protein; the protein is MRHDILIADSPLTIDALPLDVAVVVPTLNEAANVEKLIAKLSVVLAGRGWEVLFVDDNSADGTSELVRRIARESRHVRIVQRVGRRGLSSAVVEGILATAAPIVAVMDGDLQHSEDALPRLIDAIADDGADIAVGTRYVAGGGIGDWDSDRARMSRLATRAGQIALGTDVSDPMSGFFAIRRDAFERALPRLSAIGFKILLDILASSPTPLKVAEIPYQFRSREAGESKIGARVIAEYAELIADKTIGRFVPVRLIKFLMVGGLGVFVHLAVLRAVLGTGSAFVAAQTAAVMTAIAFNFFLNNSFTYADRKLKGWRLIGGLASFYAISALGAVANIGIGTWMAGQDERWWVAGVAGVVVGAIWNFAMSSALTWRK